One Corvus moneduloides isolate bCorMon1 chromosome 24, bCorMon1.pri, whole genome shotgun sequence DNA segment encodes these proteins:
- the TBC1D22B gene encoding TBC1 domain family member 22B, giving the protein MAAESGRQFWKRSAKLPGSIQPVYGAQHPPLDSRLTKNFIKDRSKASGLPMKSKKASSFHEFARSTSDAWDIGDDEDEDFSSSSSSSLQTLNSKVAKATAAQVLENHSKLRVKPERCQPALGDLPTNCKVIKSSSEAQLSRTSEEACVRSPLQKQQSLPLRPVIPLVARISDQNASGAPPMTVREKTRLEKFRQLLSSHNTDLDELRKCSWPGVPREVRPVTWRLLSGYLPANSERRKLTLQRKREEYFGFIQQYYDSRNEEHHQDTYRQIHIDIPRTNPLIPLFQQPLVQEIFERILFIWAIRHPASGYVQGINDLVTPFFVVFLSEHVEEDVENFDVTNLSQDVLRSIEADSFWCMSKLLDGIQDNYTFAQPGIQKKVKALEELVSRIDEQVHNHFRKYEVEYLQFAFRWMNNLLMRELPLRCTIRLWDTYQSEPEGFSHFHLYVCAAFLIKWRKEILDEEDFQGLLMLLQNLPTIHWGNEEIGLLLAEAYRLKYMFADAPNHYRR; this is encoded by the exons ATGGCGGCCGAGAGCGGCAGGCAGTTCTGGAAGCGGAGCGCCAAGCTGCCGGGCAG cattCAACCTGTCTATGGAGCACAGCATCCTCCACTGGATTCCCGGCTCACCAAAAA CTTCATCAAGGACCGCTCCAAGGCCAGTGGGCTGCccatgaaaagcaagaaggcCTCCAGCTTCCACGAGTTTGCCCGCAGTACCAGCGATGCCTGGGACATCGGGGATGACGAAGATGAGgacttctcctcctcctcctcatcttcttTGCAAACTCTGAACTCTAAAGTGGCCAAGGCCACGGCAGCGCAGGTTTTGGAGAACCACAGCAAGCTACGGGTGAAGCCTGAGCGGTGCCAGCCTGCCCTCGGTGACCTGCCCACCAACTgcaaggtcatcaagtccagcaGCGAGGCCCAGCTCTCCAGGACCTCTG AGGAGGCCTGTGTGCGGAGTcccctgcagaagcagcagtcCCTTCCCCTCCGGCCTGTCATTCCACTTGTGGCTCGAATCTCTGACCAAAATGCCTCTGGGGCTCCCCCCATGACTGTGAGGGAGAAAACGCGCCTGGAGAAGTTCCGGCAGCTCCTTTCCAGCCACAACACCGACCTGG ATGAGCTGAGAAAATGCAGCTGGCCTGGTGTGCCCAGAGAGGTCCGGCCTGTGACGTGGAGACTGCTCTCA GGCTATCTCCCTGCCAACTCGGAGCGCCGGAAGCTGACCCTGCAGCGGAAAAGGGAGGAGTACTTTGGCTTCATCCAGCAGTACTACGACTCCCGGAATGAGGAGCACCACCAGGACACCTACAGACAG ATCCACATTGACATTCCAAGGACCAACCCACTCATTCCCCTCTTCCAGCAGCCACTCGTCCAGGAG ATTTTTGAGAGAATCCTGTTTATCTGGGCCATTCGCCACCCAGCCAGCGGCTATGTGCAGGGCATCAATGACCTGGTCACCCCGTTCTTTGTCGTGTTCCTCTCTGAGCACGTTG AGGAGGATGTGGAAAACTTTGACGTGACAAACCTGTCCCAGGATGTTTTACGGAGCATCGAAGCCGACAGCTTTTGGTGCATGAGCAAGCTGCTGGATGGGATACAG GACAACTACACCTTTGCACAGCCGGGGATCCAGAAGAAAGTCAAAGCCCTGGAGGAGCTGGTCAGCAGGATCGATG AGCAGGTACATAATCACTTTAGGAAGTACGAGGTCGAGTACCTGCAGTTTGCCTTTCGCTGGATGAACAACCTGCTCATGAGGGAGCTGCCCCTCCGCTGCACCATCCGCCTCTGGGACACCTACCAG TCAGAGCCAGAAGGATTCTCCCATTTCCACCTGTACGTCTGCGCTGCCTTCTTGATAAAGTGGCGGAAAGAGATCCTGGATGAGGAAGACTTCCAA GGCCTTTTGATGTTGCTCCAAAACCTGCCCACGATACACTGGGGTAACGAAGAGattgggctgctgctggctgaagCCTACAGACTCAAGTACATGTTTGCAGATGCCCCAAACCATTACCGCCGATAG